From the Saccharomonospora marina XMU15 genome, the window CACGTCACCGATGAACAGCGCGTCGCCGGTCAGCACCCCGTAGGCGACGTCGTCGTCGGCGTGCTCGTAGACAAGGATGCTCACCGACTCCGGCGTGTGGCCGGGCGTCTCGATGATCTCGAGGGTGACGTCGCCGAGGCTGATCCGCTCGCCCTCGGTGAGCCTGCGAATCGGGTACTCCACTCCCTCGGCACGCTGCCCGTAGCCGATCCATGCCCCGGTCCGGGCCGCCAGTTCGAGGTGCCCGGCGAGGAAGTCGGCGTGGAAGTGGGTGTTGATGACGCCCTCGATGGTCAGCCCGCGTTCGGCCGCGTCGTCGAGGTACTCGGTGACGTCCCGGCGCGGGTCCACCACCACGGCCTTGCCGCTGCGCTCGTCGCCGACCAGGTAGGAGGCGTGGGACAGGCAGTCGAGGTAGTACTGCGTAAAGATCATTTCTTGTTCCTTTCCCGAGGGGTGGACCGGGTCAGACCAGGCCCTTGAGCATTCCGTGCCAGTAGATGGCGGGCAGGCCGTAGCGCTTGAGCAACCACATGTCCCGCCGCTGCTTGGTGGTGTCGACGAGCGGGATCGAGGGCGCGGGCTTGCTGTCGTAGTCGAACTCGGCGAGCAGCATCTTGTCGCGCGCGGTGACCAGCGGGCAGGAGGTGTAACCGTTGTAGCGATGCTGCGGCTGCTTGCCGTCGAGCACGGCCAGCAGGTTGTCCACCACGACGGGGGCCTGCTTGCGGATCGCCGCCCCCGTCTTGGAGGTCGGCACGTCGGCCACGTCGCCGAGCGCGAACACGTTGCCGAACCGCTTGTGGCGCAACGTGTACTTGTCGACGTCGACGTAGCCGTGCGCGTTGTCGGGCCCGGCGAACGGACTGTCCTTGACGACATCCGGCGCGCTCTGCGGTGGCACCACGTGCAGCAGGTCGTAGGGCAGCGTCTCGGACTCCCCCGTCGTGTTGTTCACGATCTCGGCGGTGCGAGCGGTGCCGTCGACCGACACCATCTCGCTGGAAAGCCGGACCTCGATGCCGTAGTGCTCAACGACCCGCTCCAGTTCCCGCGACCACACCGGCACCTTGAACATCGCCGGGTCCGGCAGCACGAGCACGACGCGGATGTCGTCGAGGACGCCCTGCTTGCGCCAGTAGTCAGCGGCGAGGTAGGCGATCTTCTGCGGTGCGCCACCGCACTTGATCGGGCCGGTGGGGTGGGTGAACACCGCGGTACCCGAACGCAGGTTGCGGATCAGCTCCCAGGTCTTGGGAGCCAGGTCGGCGCGGTAGTTGGAACTGACCGGCCCCGACGCGAGCGCGTCGGTGAGGCCGGGTACGCGGTCGAAGTCCAGCCGCAGTCCCGGCGCGAGCACGAGCGCGTCGTAGCTGAGCACCCTGCCGCCCTCGGTGGTGACCGTGTTGGCCGACGGGTCGAACTTCGACGCGGCCTCGCGGACCCACTTCACTCCGCGTGGCACCACACTCGACTCCGACCGGCCGGTGCCGCGCACGTCGGCCTGCCCGCCGCCCACGAGTGTCCACAGTGGCTGGTAATAGTGAGTGGTCGCCGGGTCGAGCACGGTGATGTTCTTCATCCCGGCACGTCGCAGCCGGGCGGCCACGGTGATACCCGCGGTACCGCCTCCGACGATCACGACGTGCTGCTGAGATTTGTCGGCCATCGGTGGCCTCCTTCGGTTCTCCCGGATACTCGAATCATACCCCCGGGGGTATATATCGCAAGCGCGCTCATCAGCCGCCGACGGCGCCGGAGACCATCGACTCGAACCACTCCCGCGCGAAAAGGCGCTTGGCGTGGCGGAAGTACGGCAGCCAGGGCATGAGCGTGCAGTCGGCGGGCCCCCGGCCCGACGCGGGCGAGGTGAAGTCGCAGTGCAGGAACGAACCGGTGTCTCCGGGGTCCACGAAGCAGATCGCCGACATCACCGGCTCCCTGGACGCGGCGGCCGGGTCGCCGGAGTCGCCGGAGTCGCCGCTGAGCAGTTCGGCCGCGATCCGGTCGGCGACGTGGGCGGCCTCGAACGCCGCGAGAGTTCCGGCCATGCCGACCTTCAGCGCGGGTGCGGCCAGGTCACCGATCACCGAGACGGCCGGGTAGCGGGGATGACGCAACGCCGGGAAGGTGACCTGCGGCCAGCCGTTCTCCCCGACCAGCGGGGACCGTGCCACCACGGACGGCACCTGGTGCGGCGGCACCAGGATCGCGGCGTCGTAGGGCAGTTCGCGGCCGTCGGCGCTTCGCACCGTGCCGCCTTCGGCCCCCGCGAGGTGGAACTCGCCGTGAAAGCCCACACCCGCGCCGTCGAGCATCGCGGCGAACTGACCCGCGGGGCCCTCACCGAACGGCGCGAGCGGCTTGGGCCAGGGATGCACGATGTCGACGCGCGCGCCCGTCGCCGCCCTGATGCGCACGGCAAGGTCGAACACGGCGGGCGGGCACCGGTAGGACACCCCGCTGGGTCCGACGACCACCCGATCACCCTCGCCGAGGCCGGTCAGCGCCTTCCTGCCCGCGAGCGCGCCGTCGAGCGTCCACGGCGCCAGTTCGCCAGGGCCCCCGCCCTGCGGCCAACCGACGTCGACGCCCAGCGCCACCACCAGGTGGTCGTACTCCAGCGTGCCGAACGTGCCGTGCACCGAGGAAGCGTCCGGATCCAGCCGGGTGACCTCGCCGTTGACCTGCCGCACACCCTGCCGCAGCAGGTCCGGCAGCGGGCGACGGAACGACTCGGCGGGGGCACCGTCCAGCATCATCGGCACGTAGCCGGGAAGGAAGACGTGCTCGCGCGAGCGATCGACGAGAACGATGTCGAGATCAGCAGCGCCGGCTGCCCGCGCCGCCAACCGGTTGGCCGCCGACAGACCGGCGGCGCCCGCGCCGAGAACGACGACTCTGCTGGTCATGCACCCCTCCAGGGGGACGGGACTCACCTTTCCCGCCACTATACCCCTCGGGGTATCTATCAGCGACGCACCGTGCCCTCCGGTGACAGCGCGGGCACGGCCTGCTCGGCGGTCACCGCGAGGCGACCCCGACGAAGACCTCGGTGCACTGCTCGACGACCTCCTCCTCGCTCAGCGACAGCGCACCGCTGAGCCAGGCCGTCAGCACCTGCGCCAGCCCGCCGACCAGTAGCTCGGACACCACGGCGAGGCGCGCGCTGTCGTCGATGCCGTAGAACTCCCGCGCCTGCAGACCGAGCAGCCGAACGAACAACCGGGTCGACTCGGCGCGCCTTGCGGCCAGCACGCTGCCACCCAGCGCAGGCGAGAACAGCAGCCTGCCCCTGCGCGGGTCCTCGGCGACGTAGCGCACCAACCTGCCAAGGCCTGCGCGAACCTTCTGCCTGGCGTCGTGCGGGGCTGCCTCGACGGCCGCCAGCGTCGCGGCGGCGAGGCCCTGCACCACGTGGTCGTACACCGCGGCCACCAGCGCGTCGCGGTCGGTGAAGCTCTCGTAGAAGTAGCGCGTGGCAAGACCGGACTGCCGACACACGCCGCGCACGGACAGGTTCGGCTCGCCTTCGGCCGCCCCGAGCAGTTCCAGTCCGGCCTCGATCAACTGGGCGCGGCGCTCGGCCGTGCGGTCGGCGCCCGCGACCCCACCGTAGATCCGCAGCGATGTCGATTCCATGACCCCATCTTGACATCTGTGGCGCGCGCACTGTTGCATATCTGACAACGTCCGTTCGCAGAATGAGCGCGAAGCGGCCCAGGAGGCGGAGAAAGGAACGACCGTGAGTGCCACTCGAACGCGGGGCGACATCCGCGAGAAGACGATCGTCGGTGCCGGACTGCTCGCAGGCGGCGCCAACGTGATCATGCAGCTCGCCCATCCCGGTGTCGGCTACGGCGTGGTGGAGAGCCGCGTCGACGACGGCAACGTCTTCAAGCACCCGGCGCGGCGGACCCGCACCACGCTGACCTACCTCGCCGTCGCGATGCTGGGCACCGACGAGGAGCGCAAGGCGTACCGGCGCGCCGTGAACCGGCAGCACAAACAGGTCTACTCCACCGAGTCCAGCCCGGTTTCCTATCGAGCGTTCGACCCCGAGCTGCAACTGTGGGTGGCGGCCTGCCTCTACCGCGGCATCGAGGACGTCCGCCGCATCTTCGTCGGTGAGGTCGACGACGAGACCGCCGACGAGATCTACGCCTCCTCCGAGGCGCTGGGCACCACGCTGCAGGTCCGCCCCGAGATGTGGCCCGCCGACCGGGCCGCGTTCGAGCGGTACTGGGAGCAGGCACTGGAGAAGATCTCCATCGACGAAACCGTGCGTGGCTACCTGTACGACCTTGCCATGGTGCGGTTCCTGCCACGCCCGCTGAGCATGTTGCTCGGCCCGTTCAACCGGTTCGTCACCACCGGGTTCCTGCCGCAGCGGTTCCGGGAGGAGATGCGACTGGACTGGTCGCCACGGCACCAGCGCCGTTTCGACCGGTTCATGAAGGTGCTCGCGGCCGTGGTCATGCGCCAGCCGAGGGTGCTGCGGGAGTTTCCCTACAACTTCTACCTGTGGGACGTGCGCCGCAGGATGCGCAAGGGCAAGCCCCTCATCTGAAGCGAATGCAGGTTAACCATGCCGGGAGGTTCAGCTCGCCAACGCCGCGAACACCAGGTGTTTGATCTGGTCGGCGTCGGCGAGCCTGCGCCTGCCCATGGACAGATCGTGCACGATGTTCAGCGCGGCATGCACGGCCAGCCGGGCGTGGGTGGTGTCGCGGTCGCCGTGAACAGCCACCACCAGCCGCACCCACTGTTCCACGTGCTCGCGCTGCGCCTTGCGCAGCGCGTGCCGGTCGGCTTCCGGCAGGTTCTCCGACTCCGACAGGTACACCGCGGCCATGTCGCTGTGCTGGAAGGCGAAGCCGACGTAGGAGTCGACCAGCCTGCGCAGCGCCTCGCCAGGGTCACTGGCGTCATCGACCGCCGCACTGGTCGCGGCCGCGAGTCGGTCGGCCGCCCGGTAGTAGACCGCGGCCAGCAGGTCGGCCTTGCTGGCGAAGTGCCGGTACACGCTGGAACCGCTGATTCCCGCCGCGGCACCGAGGTCCTCCATCGTCACCCCGTGAAAGCCCCGCTCGCGAAACGGCCGCGGTGCGGCCACCAGCAGGCGTTCCCTGCGGGAGACGAACTCCCCCGGCGCGGGCTCCGGTGGGGCGGGCCGCCGTTCCAGCCGGGGCGGCAGGCCGGTGGCCAGCACCGCTGTGGCCACCGCCCGCAGTTCGGCCTCGGCCACCCGCGCAGACACCTGCGTGCGGTGGGTTCCGAAACTGGCGATCGCGCTCAGCGCGGCCGACGCCAGCGTCGTCCGGTCGGCGGCGGGCAGCCGGGGCCTGGCCCGCCCGCACGCGTCGGCGAGTACGTCGACCAGCGCCGCCAGCGCCCCGGTGAATCTCGCGTGCTCGGCGGGTTCCAGGTAGCGGCTCTCCCACTGGTAGAGCGGGACGCTGCGGCGGCGCTCGACGACCAGCCGGACACACTCGCCGACCACTGTGTCGAGCCGCTGCGACGGCGTGCCGGTCACCTCCCGGGCGGTGGCCACGATCTCCTCGATGGCGTCGCTGATCTCGCCTGCCGCGTAGGCGAGTATCGCCTGCTTGTTGCGGAAGTGCTTGTAGATCGCAGGGCCGGTGATACCCGCCTCCATCGCGATGTCGCCGAGCCCGACCGTGTAGTAGCCCCTCGCGCAGAACAGCTCGGCCGCGATCTTGGCCAACTGGGCTTTGCGGTCAACTCGACCAGCGGGCACCGCCGTCGATCCGCTCGCGGACCCCGCCATCTGTCACACCCTCCGCCGGACGAACCACCGTTATCAGCAGATATCTGACTCTACCCCGCCCGCGAGCACAACCTTGACAAGGACCGCCACCGACCGGCTAGGTTAATCGCCATTCGCAACGAAGCCGTTCCGCGGAGGCTGACATGGACCACGAGGTCGCCGGCGAAACCCAGCAGTTGCCCGGTCCCGAATCGGTCACCTGGAAGCACTTCGCCGCCACACCCGGGATATTCCTGGCCGGTACCGGCCTGCTCCTCCAGGTCGCCCACCCGGTCGTCGGCGCGGGCGTGCTCGAACACTCCGACTTCCGCAGGCACCCGTGGCGCCGCGCGTGGAACACCCACGTCTCGACACTGCGGTTCGTCTACGGCATGGGCAACGGCGCGCACGCCGAGGGCCGCAGGCTGCTGGAACTGCACAAGCAGATCAAGGGCGTGGACCGGCGGGGGCGCCGCTACCACGCGCTGAACCCGCAGGCCTACGCCTGGGTTCACCTGACACTGGCGAAGTTCATGGTGGACACCGCCGCCACGTTCGGCACCCCGATGACGGAGTCCGAACTGGAGACGATGTGGACGGAGTTCCGCGCCATCGGCGCTGCGCTGGGAATCAAGGGCCGCCACCTGCCCGCCACCTGGCGGCAGACCGAGGAACTGTTCGAAAAGACCGTCCGCGACACCCTGGAGGCCAACCAGAGCACCACCGACGTGCTCCAGGCGCTCACCAGGCCGACCAAGCCGTCCCGGTTCCTGCCGGACCCGCTGTGGTGGTTGGTGGCCACCCCCGCGGGCAAACTGGTCCGGCTCACCACGGTGGGCACCCTGCCGCCGGTGCTGCGGCAGCGGATGAACCTGACCTGGACCGAACGTGACCAGCGCAGGCTGGAGTTGCTGGCCCGGCTTGTCCGCGAAGTGCACCGCAGGCTGCCCGAACCGCTGCGCTACGCGCCCGTCGCCTACGTAATCATGCGCAGGGAACGCAAGCGTGGCCGCACCCAGCGGCGAGGCGGGCACGCGAGCCCGCAGGCGGCGTGATGGCACTGGAAACGCCCCCCGCGCGGGGGCCGGTCACCGACGCGCTCAACCAGGCGGGGATGCTGCTCGCCTTCTCGGTACGCGCGACGGCGGCGACGCTGCGAGTGCTCGTCAGGCGCAAGCTCTCCTGGCGGGAGCTCGTCGAGCAGGCGTGGTTTCTGGCGTCGGTCACCACGATGCCCGCGCTGCTGGTGACGATCCCGCTCGGCGTCGTGGTCGCCCTCAACGTCGGTTCGATGGCGGGTCAGCTCGGCGCCGAGGGCT encodes:
- a CDS encoding FAD-dependent oxidoreductase encodes the protein MTSRVVVLGAGAAGLSAANRLAARAAGAADLDIVLVDRSREHVFLPGYVPMMLDGAPAESFRRPLPDLLRQGVRQVNGEVTRLDPDASSVHGTFGTLEYDHLVVALGVDVGWPQGGGPGELAPWTLDGALAGRKALTGLGEGDRVVVGPSGVSYRCPPAVFDLAVRIRAATGARVDIVHPWPKPLAPFGEGPAGQFAAMLDGAGVGFHGEFHLAGAEGGTVRSADGRELPYDAAILVPPHQVPSVVARSPLVGENGWPQVTFPALRHPRYPAVSVIGDLAAPALKVGMAGTLAAFEAAHVADRIAAELLSGDSGDSGDPAAASREPVMSAICFVDPGDTGSFLHCDFTSPASGRGPADCTLMPWLPYFRHAKRLFAREWFESMVSGAVGG
- a CDS encoding NAD(P)/FAD-dependent oxidoreductase gives rise to the protein MADKSQQHVVIVGGGTAGITVAARLRRAGMKNITVLDPATTHYYQPLWTLVGGGQADVRGTGRSESSVVPRGVKWVREAASKFDPSANTVTTEGGRVLSYDALVLAPGLRLDFDRVPGLTDALASGPVSSNYRADLAPKTWELIRNLRSGTAVFTHPTGPIKCGGAPQKIAYLAADYWRKQGVLDDIRVVLVLPDPAMFKVPVWSRELERVVEHYGIEVRLSSEMVSVDGTARTAEIVNNTTGESETLPYDLLHVVPPQSAPDVVKDSPFAGPDNAHGYVDVDKYTLRHKRFGNVFALGDVADVPTSKTGAAIRKQAPVVVDNLLAVLDGKQPQHRYNGYTSCPLVTARDKMLLAEFDYDSKPAPSIPLVDTTKQRRDMWLLKRYGLPAIYWHGMLKGLV
- a CDS encoding TetR/AcrR family transcriptional regulator, giving the protein MESTSLRIYGGVAGADRTAERRAQLIEAGLELLGAAEGEPNLSVRGVCRQSGLATRYFYESFTDRDALVAAVYDHVVQGLAAATLAAVEAAPHDARQKVRAGLGRLVRYVAEDPRRGRLLFSPALGGSVLAARRAESTRLFVRLLGLQAREFYGIDDSARLAVVSELLVGGLAQVLTAWLSGALSLSEEEVVEQCTEVFVGVASR
- a CDS encoding TetR/AcrR family transcriptional regulator, with amino-acid sequence MAGSASGSTAVPAGRVDRKAQLAKIAAELFCARGYYTVGLGDIAMEAGITGPAIYKHFRNKQAILAYAAGEISDAIEEIVATAREVTGTPSQRLDTVVGECVRLVVERRRSVPLYQWESRYLEPAEHARFTGALAALVDVLADACGRARPRLPAADRTTLASAALSAIASFGTHRTQVSARVAEAELRAVATAVLATGLPPRLERRPAPPEPAPGEFVSRRERLLVAAPRPFRERGFHGVTMEDLGAAAGISGSSVYRHFASKADLLAAVYYRAADRLAAATSAAVDDASDPGEALRRLVDSYVGFAFQHSDMAAVYLSESENLPEADRHALRKAQREHVEQWVRLVVAVHGDRDTTHARLAVHAALNIVHDLSMGRRRLADADQIKHLVFAALAS
- a CDS encoding oxygenase MpaB family protein, giving the protein MSATRTRGDIREKTIVGAGLLAGGANVIMQLAHPGVGYGVVESRVDDGNVFKHPARRTRTTLTYLAVAMLGTDEERKAYRRAVNRQHKQVYSTESSPVSYRAFDPELQLWVAACLYRGIEDVRRIFVGEVDDETADEIYASSEALGTTLQVRPEMWPADRAAFERYWEQALEKISIDETVRGYLYDLAMVRFLPRPLSMLLGPFNRFVTTGFLPQRFREEMRLDWSPRHQRRFDRFMKVLAAVVMRQPRVLREFPYNFYLWDVRRRMRKGKPLI
- a CDS encoding oxygenase MpaB family protein encodes the protein MDHEVAGETQQLPGPESVTWKHFAATPGIFLAGTGLLLQVAHPVVGAGVLEHSDFRRHPWRRAWNTHVSTLRFVYGMGNGAHAEGRRLLELHKQIKGVDRRGRRYHALNPQAYAWVHLTLAKFMVDTAATFGTPMTESELETMWTEFRAIGAALGIKGRHLPATWRQTEELFEKTVRDTLEANQSTTDVLQALTRPTKPSRFLPDPLWWLVATPAGKLVRLTTVGTLPPVLRQRMNLTWTERDQRRLELLARLVREVHRRLPEPLRYAPVAYVIMRRERKRGRTQRRGGHASPQAA